In the genome of Opitutia bacterium KCR 482, one region contains:
- a CDS encoding HU family DNA-binding protein — protein sequence MQNLTKREIVQRIYQDKEECRRGDILQNDVKDIVQRTLDILSESLAQGKNVELRNFGVLEVQVRKPRVGRNPTKPDHDVVIPKRAIVKFKAGKELKAALKNLDLSLVEESKAARARK from the coding sequence ATGCAAAATCTTACTAAAAGAGAAATTGTGCAAAGAATTTATCAGGACAAAGAGGAATGCCGCCGCGGCGACATTCTCCAAAACGATGTAAAAGACATCGTCCAGCGCACGCTCGACATTCTTTCGGAATCGCTCGCGCAGGGCAAAAACGTAGAGCTTAGAAACTTCGGCGTGCTCGAAGTTCAGGTTCGCAAGCCCCGCGTCGGCAGAAACCCCACGAAGCCCGACCACGACGTCGTTATTCCCAAGCGCGCAATCGTCAAGTTCAAGGCGGGCAAGGAATTGAAGGCGGCCCTCAAAAACCTCGACCTTTCGCTCGTCGAGGAAAGCAAGGCCGCCCGCGCCAGAAAGTAG
- the hisS gene encoding histidine--tRNA ligase: MFKTLPGFREFYPEDCAKKNYIFGVWRRAARSFGFSEFEPPVLEQLDLFTEKSGEEIKSQLFEFVDKGGRAVSLRPEMTPSLARMVGAKAAGIRRPVKWFAIGENYRYERQQKGRLRAFFQYNADILGEESLDADAEVIALLIESLRGFGLTENEFKLRLGDRTLWVLFLESAGVPDAKIISVLSVIDKLEKVSPEALREMTVAALDGTGLDADALVGKIKNFISLRDLDSMRAAFDADGELAERVDARIADWRKLVSILESLGVGAFISPDLGIVRGLAYYTGFVFEAFQTAGTGRALAGGGRYDNLVKKLGYQDMPAVGFGMGDVTVSDLLELVGKSGELRDAPDAYFVIGSENVRPKALEIISALRRSGVKTDYPLKQASFGKQFKQADAVGAAKAYILGDDELAQGIVKIKDLKSGETSAVALSSLL, from the coding sequence ATGTTTAAAACGCTGCCGGGGTTCAGGGAGTTTTATCCCGAAGATTGCGCCAAAAAGAACTATATTTTCGGCGTCTGGCGGCGCGCGGCGCGCTCGTTCGGCTTTTCCGAGTTCGAGCCGCCCGTTCTCGAACAGCTCGACCTCTTCACCGAAAAAAGCGGCGAGGAAATCAAGTCGCAGCTGTTCGAATTTGTGGACAAGGGCGGCAGGGCGGTTTCGCTCCGTCCCGAAATGACGCCGTCGCTCGCCCGCATGGTCGGCGCGAAGGCGGCGGGAATCAGACGCCCAGTAAAGTGGTTTGCGATAGGCGAGAACTACCGCTACGAACGCCAGCAAAAGGGCAGGCTCCGCGCGTTCTTCCAGTACAACGCCGACATTCTCGGAGAGGAGTCTCTCGATGCCGACGCCGAGGTTATCGCGCTTCTGATAGAATCGCTCCGCGGCTTCGGGCTGACGGAAAACGAGTTCAAACTGCGCCTCGGCGACAGAACCCTCTGGGTGCTTTTCCTCGAAAGCGCGGGCGTTCCCGACGCGAAAATCATTTCCGTGCTTTCGGTAATCGACAAGCTCGAAAAGGTTTCGCCCGAAGCCCTGCGCGAAATGACGGTCGCCGCGCTCGACGGCACGGGGCTTGACGCCGACGCGCTTGTCGGCAAAATCAAAAATTTCATTTCGCTTCGTGATTTGGACTCGATGCGGGCGGCATTCGACGCCGACGGCGAACTCGCCGAACGCGTCGACGCAAGAATAGCCGACTGGCGCAAGCTTGTGTCGATTCTCGAATCGCTCGGCGTGGGCGCGTTCATCTCGCCCGATTTGGGCATTGTGCGCGGCTTGGCGTACTACACGGGCTTCGTGTTCGAGGCGTTCCAGACGGCCGGCACGGGGCGCGCGCTCGCGGGCGGCGGACGCTACGACAACCTCGTAAAAAAACTCGGCTATCAGGACATGCCGGCAGTCGGTTTCGGCATGGGCGACGTCACGGTTTCCGATTTGCTCGAACTCGTCGGCAAGTCGGGCGAATTGCGCGACGCCCCCGACGCGTATTTCGTGATAGGCTCGGAAAACGTCCGCCCGAAGGCTTTGGAGATAATCTCCGCGCTCCGCAGGTCGGGCGTCAAGACCGACTACCCGCTCAAACAGGCGTCGTTCGGCAAGCAGTTCAAGCAGGCGGACGCCGTGGGTGCGGCAAAGGCGTACATTTTGGGCGACGACGAACTCGCGCAGGGAATCGTAAAAATCAAGGATTTGAAATCGGGCGAAACGTCCGCTGTTGCGCTAAGCTCGCTGCTTTGA
- a CDS encoding ABC transporter substrate-binding protein, whose protein sequence is MIRYIVLAMAVVAVGLGGCSTSAVDDGSYPMGVMLPAKGVGAAASAEVVRGMELACGEINAAGGLDGIPLKLLVRDSSTFLESFESLRRAGARVLSVGFGRECIAQKAFLSKRDDVFVNFMCTYPPATLDMPNATRIFLNGAQAGDIMAKAVARGEDRDVRLVVMNVDDYFGKADADYLSFDLKLDRTKLYRDVFGADERDFDIFASQIMRLDADCVFYVGYGDSLDAFVSALARAGYGKKIVANCGIAASKIPAPKGVELCIVETDFARGTLGGEKTRAFVSAYRAKYGTEPTWLAAYGYDSVRMLADAARKSRFNPSKMRDCFRNTSCEGAAGKIEFDNSADSLSQISLVKR, encoded by the coding sequence ATGATAAGGTATATAGTATTGGCGATGGCGGTTGTTGCCGTTGGGCTGGGCGGGTGCTCGACGTCGGCGGTGGACGACGGCTCGTATCCGATGGGGGTGATGCTGCCCGCGAAGGGAGTCGGGGCGGCGGCTTCGGCGGAGGTCGTGCGCGGCATGGAGCTTGCCTGCGGCGAGATAAACGCGGCGGGCGGGCTTGACGGCATTCCGCTCAAATTGCTTGTGCGCGACTCTTCGACATTTTTGGAAAGTTTTGAATCGCTGCGCCGCGCGGGGGCGCGGGTGCTGAGCGTGGGCTTCGGGCGCGAGTGCATTGCCCAAAAGGCGTTTCTTTCGAAGCGCGACGACGTTTTTGTAAACTTCATGTGTACATACCCGCCCGCCACGCTCGACATGCCGAACGCAACGCGCATATTCCTGAACGGGGCGCAGGCGGGCGACATCATGGCGAAGGCGGTCGCGCGCGGGGAGGACAGGGACGTTCGGCTTGTCGTCATGAACGTCGACGACTACTTCGGCAAGGCGGACGCCGACTACCTTTCGTTCGACTTAAAACTCGACCGCACAAAACTCTACCGCGACGTTTTCGGCGCGGACGAGCGCGACTTCGACATTTTCGCCTCGCAGATAATGAGGCTCGACGCCGACTGCGTGTTTTACGTCGGCTACGGCGATTCGCTCGACGCGTTCGTGTCGGCGTTGGCTCGCGCGGGATACGGCAAAAAAATCGTGGCGAACTGCGGAATCGCGGCGTCTAAAATCCCCGCCCCGAAAGGCGTCGAACTGTGCATCGTGGAGACCGACTTTGCGCGGGGAACGCTCGGCGGCGAAAAAACGCGGGCGTTCGTTTCGGCGTATCGGGCGAAATACGGCACCGAGCCGACGTGGCTTGCGGCGTACGGGTACGATTCCGTCCGCATGCTTGCCGACGCGGCGAGGAAGTCGCGCTTCAACCCGTCGAAAATGCGCGACTGTTTCCGCAACACGTCCTGCGAGGGCGCGGCGGGGAAAATCGAGTTCGACAACTCGGCGGATTCGCTCTCGCAAATTTCGCTCGTAAAGCGGTAG
- a CDS encoding ComEC/Rec2 family competence protein: protein MDFGRRETSGRGTRFYTPLLPYLCALIASFFAAGIFENLREFAGACLSVAAALFVAESGAALLADCFEMPESRAAALRKIRFAARIVGVFALGVWYFYFRVPPNPHADLAPRRARVEAVIDEVSRGVNDSRYGIATITNAPYFAPNAVGHKMWFTVSDGKNAATPNKNFVVSQKVSFDGVFSAVYPSEPKSRGFGANTPEGRAFEKYLRSRFVYFKMSARIADASVLEGESMRFGFYEAVRKYAERSLSAFPRESQADGEAARTYRAMILGDKSLLTEAQKRDFRDTGTMHVFAISGLHVGFAAAVLYGALAAVGVGRRFQPFVALPALYLYVCACGARPSAMRAFGMVALVWLALAFSRGMRPFGALVFAAAIAVVAAPQTVFDAGFGLSYAIVASIFVYSVPLYGYLSGLGRSGVSDGKISAFGSFASWAKSYFLGAFCISLGAMFAAAPLGAHYFSYFSPMSVLYSPVFVGGAGLAVGLGFAGFALPNFIAGVLNTVAAWIVGAMSAWAKFCAEIWSGRVDFPLPNALTAYSAVAVFLVVSAYCADLKNAFLRFGLAPLLAASIMLLFENV, encoded by the coding sequence ATGGATTTCGGTCGGCGCGAGACATCGGGGCGGGGAACGCGTTTTTACACGCCGCTTCTTCCGTATTTGTGCGCGTTGATTGCGTCGTTTTTTGCGGCGGGAATTTTCGAAAATCTGCGGGAGTTTGCGGGCGCGTGTCTGTCGGTTGCCGCCGCGCTGTTCGTCGCCGAGTCGGGCGCGGCGTTGCTGGCGGACTGTTTCGAAATGCCCGAAAGCCGCGCGGCGGCTCTTCGGAAAATCCGCTTTGCGGCGCGGATAGTCGGGGTGTTCGCGCTGGGAGTGTGGTATTTTTATTTCCGCGTACCGCCGAATCCGCACGCCGACCTCGCGCCGCGGCGGGCGCGCGTGGAGGCTGTGATAGACGAGGTTTCGCGCGGAGTGAACGACTCCCGCTACGGAATCGCAACCATTACCAACGCGCCGTATTTTGCGCCGAACGCCGTAGGGCACAAAATGTGGTTTACCGTCTCCGACGGGAAAAACGCGGCGACGCCCAACAAAAATTTTGTCGTTTCGCAAAAAGTTTCCTTCGACGGCGTGTTCTCTGCGGTCTACCCGTCCGAGCCGAAATCGCGCGGCTTCGGCGCGAACACGCCAGAGGGTAGGGCGTTCGAAAAATACCTCCGAAGCCGCTTCGTCTATTTCAAGATGTCGGCGCGGATTGCGGACGCGTCGGTGTTGGAGGGCGAAAGCATGCGCTTCGGCTTTTACGAAGCCGTGCGGAAATACGCCGAGCGTTCTCTTTCGGCGTTCCCGCGCGAATCGCAGGCGGACGGCGAGGCGGCGCGGACGTATCGGGCGATGATTTTGGGCGACAAAAGCCTGCTCACCGAAGCCCAAAAGCGCGATTTCAGGGACACCGGCACGATGCACGTTTTCGCGATAAGCGGGCTTCATGTGGGCTTTGCCGCCGCCGTGCTTTACGGCGCTCTTGCGGCGGTCGGCGTAGGGCGGCGCTTTCAGCCGTTCGTTGCGCTGCCCGCGCTCTACCTCTACGTTTGCGCGTGCGGGGCGCGTCCGTCGGCAATGCGGGCGTTCGGAATGGTTGCCCTTGTGTGGCTTGCGCTTGCGTTCTCGCGCGGAATGCGCCCGTTCGGCGCGTTGGTGTTTGCGGCGGCAATAGCGGTCGTAGCTGCGCCGCAGACGGTTTTCGACGCGGGCTTCGGGCTTTCGTACGCGATTGTGGCTTCGATATTCGTCTATTCCGTGCCGCTTTACGGGTACCTTTCGGGGCTTGGTCGGAGCGGGGTTTCGGACGGCAAAATTTCGGCTTTCGGGAGTTTTGCGTCGTGGGCGAAGTCGTATTTTCTCGGCGCGTTTTGCATATCGCTTGGGGCGATGTTCGCCGCCGCGCCTCTTGGAGCTCATTATTTTTCGTACTTTTCGCCGATGTCGGTTTTGTACTCGCCCGTGTTTGTGGGCGGCGCTGGGCTTGCGGTGGGGCTTGGCTTTGCGGGGTTTGCGCTGCCGAATTTTATTGCGGGCGTTCTCAACACCGTCGCGGCGTGGATAGTGGGCGCGATGTCCGCATGGGCGAAGTTCTGCGCGGAAATTTGGAGCGGCAGGGTCGATTTCCCCTTGCCGAACGCTCTTACGGCGTACTCTGCGGTGGCTGTTTTTCTTGTCGTTTCTGCGTACTGCGCCGACTTAAAAAACGCCTTTTTGAGATTCGGGCTTGCCCCGCTGCTCGCGGCGTCGATAATGCTTTTATTCGAAAATGTTTAG
- the tilS gene encoding tRNA lysidine(34) synthetase TilS produces MFREIRISDAASVRANLDDSAYGRLRSIFASGGRVGVACSGGADSVFLLRVLAAEFGAENLAVLHFNHKVRAAAEIDEKFVESECAKLGAEFVRGSPDETPRDRSEGGLRALRLAFFEKSADDLKLAAVAQGHHAGDVAETLLMRLARGAGLGGLCAPRPISRLRGVEYLRPILGMSKREIVAAMVSAGLAWREDESNAGLDYFRNRIRNAVLPAFAEASQYDVFAGAVRSRGLLQEDADALDALFSAEYARANAGKPDGGGVFLSESILAHAAFVRRAVEKFLSERGLCVRASAVDAFVRGIAAHADARLDAGAVFVDFSPRDFSLSAVPKKTDFELSVRVGGSVALPDGSALCARIVALSPDRADSIKSGGNDDRVSAYLNPSALCGGDSLRVRARRDGDAYAPVGRRSPKKLKTLFEGKKTPRPKRISAPVVCNCAGEILWVRGLAPADKFKLADSAEALELTFCRTV; encoded by the coding sequence ATGTTTAGGGAAATCAGAATATCCGATGCCGCCTCCGTCCGCGCGAATCTGGACGATTCCGCGTACGGGCGTCTGCGCTCGATTTTCGCGTCGGGCGGGCGTGTGGGCGTTGCGTGTTCGGGCGGCGCGGATTCGGTTTTCCTTTTGCGCGTTTTGGCGGCGGAATTCGGCGCGGAAAATCTTGCGGTCTTGCATTTCAACCACAAAGTGCGCGCGGCTGCGGAAATCGACGAAAAGTTCGTTGAGTCTGAGTGCGCCAAGCTTGGCGCGGAGTTCGTTCGCGGCTCTCCCGACGAAACCCCGCGAGACCGCTCGGAGGGCGGCTTGCGGGCTTTGCGCCTTGCGTTTTTCGAAAAAAGCGCGGACGATTTGAAGCTTGCGGCGGTTGCCCAGGGGCACCACGCGGGCGACGTCGCCGAGACGCTCCTCATGCGGCTTGCCCGCGGCGCGGGCTTGGGCGGTCTCTGCGCTCCGCGCCCGATTTCGCGCCTGCGCGGGGTGGAGTATCTGCGCCCGATTCTGGGCATGTCGAAGCGCGAAATCGTCGCGGCGATGGTGTCTGCGGGGCTTGCGTGGCGCGAGGACGAATCGAACGCGGGGCTTGACTATTTCCGCAACAGGATAAGAAACGCGGTTTTGCCCGCGTTTGCGGAGGCGTCGCAGTACGACGTTTTCGCGGGGGCGGTGCGCTCTCGCGGGCTTTTGCAGGAGGACGCCGACGCGCTCGACGCCCTGTTTTCCGCCGAGTACGCCCGCGCAAACGCGGGGAAGCCGGACGGCGGCGGCGTGTTTTTGTCGGAGTCGATTTTGGCGCATGCGGCCTTTGTCCGCAGGGCGGTCGAAAAATTTTTGTCGGAGCGCGGGCTTTGCGTGAGGGCGTCGGCGGTCGATGCGTTCGTGCGCGGAATCGCCGCGCATGCGGACGCGCGTCTCGACGCGGGCGCGGTGTTTGTTGATTTTTCGCCGCGCGACTTCTCTCTTTCGGCCGTCCCGAAAAAAACGGATTTCGAGCTTTCCGTGCGCGTCGGCGGAAGCGTCGCGCTTCCCGACGGTTCCGCGCTTTGCGCCCGCATTGTCGCCCTTTCGCCCGACCGCGCCGATTCCATAAAAAGCGGCGGCAACGACGACCGCGTTTCGGCGTATCTCAACCCGTCCGCGCTATGCGGAGGGGATTCGCTCCGCGTGCGCGCGCGCCGCGACGGCGACGCCTACGCGCCCGTCGGCAGGCGTTCCCCGAAAAAGCTGAAAACGCTCTTCGAGGGAAAAAAAACGCCGCGCCCGAAACGAATTTCCGCGCCCGTTGTCTGTAATTGCGCGGGGGAGATTCTGTGGGTGCGCGGGCTTGCCCCCGCCGATAAATTCAAATTGGCGGATTCCGCCGAGGCATTAGAATTGACCTTTTGCCGAACTGTATGA
- the ftsH gene encoding ATP-dependent zinc metalloprotease FtsH translates to MDNRDKNSGFSKLPNKPYFVWLLVICAVVFLVSLPRGAGGGQTQELDVRKLMHAVENDTIASMTVRNDPTAGKDWYVIEGKIKNPTFGKEGADANTPRTLPFVFNGRITDEMYKKLSDPAAPWDLKEVPASTFWGSMVMSVLPFVIVVGFLYFFFMRQMRGAGKGAMSFGKSRARLLTPDKDRITFADVAGCDESKEEVSEIVEFLKNPQRFKDIGARIPKGILMVGPPGTGKTLLARAVAGEADVPFFSISGSDFVEMFVGVGAARVRDMFEQARKAAPCLVFIDEIDAVGRQRGAGLGGGNDEREQTLNSLLVEMDGFDSRTGIIIIAATNRPDVLDNALLRPGRFDRQVVIDLPDVNGREEILKIHAKKIKLSDGVDLSKIARMTPGCSGADLANLLNESAIIAARRSEKTVSEADIDEARDKVFFGRERKKLMDADEKKLTAYHEAGHALIQAIVDNGRLPVHKVTIIPRGQSLGSTMFIPSRDIRTESKTSLLNNICTSLGGRVAEELVLSDITNGAAADIKQATKVARKMVCDWGMSDLGPISFGENQDHIFIGREIAREERVSERTAMEIDESVKAIIDGQLARARKIVSDNRGKLDTIANELLIRETIDGADVYKIVDGTFTPTDREQWECEQAEKLAAKRKAAANPDAERKPEAADGAETDASDASPEAAS, encoded by the coding sequence ATGGACAATAGAGACAAGAATTCGGGATTTTCCAAACTGCCAAACAAGCCGTACTTTGTGTGGCTGCTGGTAATCTGCGCGGTGGTGTTTCTTGTGTCGCTCCCGCGCGGCGCGGGCGGCGGGCAAACGCAGGAGCTTGATGTGCGCAAACTCATGCATGCCGTCGAAAACGACACAATCGCTTCGATGACCGTGCGCAACGACCCAACCGCGGGCAAAGACTGGTACGTAATAGAGGGGAAAATCAAGAACCCGACTTTCGGCAAGGAGGGCGCGGACGCCAACACCCCGCGCACGCTTCCGTTCGTTTTCAACGGCCGCATAACCGACGAAATGTACAAAAAACTTTCCGACCCCGCCGCCCCGTGGGATTTGAAGGAAGTTCCCGCAAGCACTTTCTGGGGCAGCATGGTGATGTCGGTTCTGCCTTTCGTGATTGTCGTGGGCTTTCTGTATTTCTTTTTCATGCGCCAGATGCGCGGCGCGGGCAAGGGCGCGATGTCGTTCGGCAAAAGCCGCGCGCGCCTGCTTACGCCAGACAAGGACAGAATCACTTTCGCCGACGTCGCGGGCTGCGACGAATCCAAGGAGGAGGTTTCCGAAATTGTCGAATTTCTGAAAAATCCGCAGCGTTTCAAGGACATCGGCGCGAGAATCCCCAAGGGCATTCTGATGGTTGGCCCTCCCGGAACGGGCAAGACGCTTCTTGCCCGCGCAGTCGCGGGAGAGGCGGACGTTCCGTTCTTTTCGATAAGCGGTTCGGATTTTGTGGAAATGTTCGTGGGCGTCGGCGCGGCGAGGGTTCGCGACATGTTCGAGCAGGCCCGCAAGGCGGCTCCGTGCCTTGTGTTCATCGACGAAATCGACGCCGTGGGACGCCAGCGCGGCGCGGGTCTAGGCGGCGGCAACGACGAGCGCGAGCAGACTCTCAATTCGCTGCTCGTCGAAATGGACGGCTTCGACTCCCGCACGGGCATAATAATCATCGCCGCGACCAACCGCCCCGACGTTCTCGACAACGCGCTTCTGCGCCCCGGACGCTTCGACAGGCAGGTTGTAATCGACCTTCCCGACGTGAACGGGCGCGAGGAGATTCTGAAAATCCACGCAAAAAAAATCAAACTTTCGGACGGCGTGGATTTGTCGAAAATCGCCCGCATGACCCCCGGCTGTTCGGGCGCGGATTTGGCGAACCTGCTCAACGAAAGCGCGATTATCGCCGCCAGAAGGAGCGAAAAAACCGTCTCGGAAGCCGACATCGACGAGGCTCGCGACAAGGTCTTCTTCGGGCGCGAACGCAAAAAACTCATGGACGCCGACGAGAAAAAACTTACCGCATACCACGAGGCGGGGCATGCGCTCATTCAGGCGATTGTCGACAACGGCAGACTGCCCGTCCACAAGGTGACGATTATTCCGCGCGGACAGAGCTTGGGTTCCACAATGTTCATTCCCTCGCGCGATATCCGCACCGAAAGCAAGACGTCGCTTCTTAACAACATCTGCACGAGCCTCGGCGGGCGCGTGGCGGAGGAGCTTGTGCTCTCCGACATCACAAACGGCGCGGCGGCGGACATCAAGCAGGCTACGAAAGTCGCCCGCAAAATGGTCTGCGACTGGGGCATGAGCGACCTCGGCCCGATTTCATTCGGCGAAAATCAGGACCACATTTTCATTGGGCGCGAAATCGCCCGCGAGGAGCGCGTCAGCGAGCGCACCGCAATGGAAATCGACGAAAGCGTAAAGGCGATTATCGACGGACAGCTCGCGCGGGCGCGGAAAATCGTCTCCGACAACCGCGGGAAGCTCGACACAATCGCGAACGAGCTTTTGATTCGCGAGACAATCGACGGCGCGGACGTCTACAAAATCGTGGACGGAACTTTCACCCCGACCGACAGGGAGCAGTGGGAGTGCGAGCAGGCGGAAAAGCTTGCCGCCAAGCGGAAAGCCGCCGCGAATCCCGACGCGGAGCGGAAGCCCGAAGCCGCCGACGGCGCGGAAACGGACGCCTCGGACGCGTCGCCCGAAGCCGCGTCTTAG
- the icd gene encoding NADP-dependent isocitrate dehydrogenase translates to MSDNIIKIENGKLIVPDRPVMPFIEGDGIGPDIWAAAVRVFDAAVEKAYGGQRKIEWLEVLAGEKAFKKTGSWLPQETLDAFRKYLVGIKGPLTTPIGGGIRSLNVALRQELDLYVCQRPVRYFKGVDSPVKRPDLVDMVIFRENTEDIYAGIEFERGTPDAKKIEDFIKENFPARYAKIRFPESSGIGIKPVSEEGTARLVRSAINYAIAQNRKSVTLVHKGNIMKFTEGAFRDWGYKVAREEFGAQPIDGGPWCKLPNGIVVKDCIADAFLQQILTRPAEYDIVATLNLNGDYISDALAAQVGGIGIAPGGNINYTTGHAIFEATHGTAPKYANLDKVNPGSVILSGEMMFRYLGWNEAADLIIKGLESAIGAKVVTYDLARLIAGSKEVKCSEFADEIISQLKK, encoded by the coding sequence ATGAGCGACAATATCATCAAAATCGAAAACGGAAAATTAATAGTGCCCGACAGGCCCGTAATGCCCTTCATCGAAGGCGACGGAATCGGACCCGACATCTGGGCGGCGGCGGTTCGCGTGTTCGACGCGGCGGTCGAAAAGGCCTACGGCGGACAGCGTAAAATCGAATGGCTCGAAGTCCTTGCGGGCGAAAAGGCTTTCAAGAAAACGGGTTCGTGGCTTCCGCAGGAAACCCTCGACGCGTTCAGAAAATATCTGGTCGGCATCAAAGGCCCGCTCACTACACCCATCGGCGGCGGCATACGCTCGCTCAACGTCGCGCTCAGGCAGGAGCTTGACCTCTACGTCTGCCAGCGTCCCGTGCGCTATTTCAAGGGCGTAGACAGCCCCGTAAAACGCCCCGACCTCGTCGACATGGTGATTTTCCGCGAAAACACCGAAGACATCTATGCGGGCATCGAATTCGAACGCGGCACTCCCGACGCCAAGAAAATCGAGGACTTCATCAAGGAGAATTTTCCCGCCAGATACGCGAAAATCCGCTTCCCCGAATCGAGCGGCATAGGCATCAAGCCCGTTTCGGAAGAGGGCACGGCGCGTCTTGTCCGCTCGGCAATCAACTACGCGATAGCCCAGAACCGCAAGAGCGTTACCCTCGTCCACAAGGGCAACATCATGAAGTTCACCGAAGGCGCGTTCCGCGACTGGGGCTACAAAGTCGCCCGCGAAGAATTCGGCGCGCAGCCCATCGACGGCGGCCCGTGGTGCAAACTGCCCAACGGCATTGTCGTTAAAGACTGCATTGCCGACGCCTTCCTGCAACAGATTCTCACGCGTCCCGCCGAATACGACATCGTGGCGACGCTCAACCTCAACGGCGACTACATCTCCGACGCGCTCGCCGCGCAGGTCGGCGGCATCGGCATCGCTCCCGGCGGCAACATCAACTACACCACGGGACACGCGATTTTCGAGGCCACCCACGGCACCGCGCCCAAGTACGCAAACCTCGACAAGGTGAACCCCGGCTCGGTAATCCTTTCGGGCGAAATGATGTTCCGCTACCTCGGCTGGAACGAGGCCGCCGACCTCATCATCAAGGGGCTTGAATCGGCAATCGGCGCGAAGGTTGTCACATACGATTTGGCGCGTCTCATAGCGGGTTCGAAAGAGGTAAAGTGCTCCGAATTCGCCGACGAAATCATCTCGCAACTGAAAAAGTAG
- a CDS encoding PfkB family carbohydrate kinase → MSEKLLVIGSVAYDCIETPDDSADFILGGSASYAALAASYFAPTIISAVVGNDFKESDIKRLTARSVDISNLQFDSAKPTFFWRGKYHENFNSRETLDVRLNAYEDFKPALDENARNAGFVLLGNISPAVQSAVLDLVREPKFVVLDTMDLWIGTERDALMKLVRRCDLLIVNDSEAKMLADTSNIIVAGNTLLKLGAKSAIVKTGEYGAMLFHKDGFFAIPAYPVASLHDPTGAGDSFAGALAGYLAGCGKTDFASIKLGMLAGAATASMTVESFSCYKLEENGLDEIERRCEYIKKISQIQ, encoded by the coding sequence ATGTCGGAAAAACTTTTGGTTATAGGGTCGGTCGCCTACGACTGCATCGAAACTCCCGACGATTCCGCCGACTTCATTCTCGGCGGGTCGGCGAGCTACGCGGCGCTGGCGGCGTCCTACTTCGCGCCGACAATCATCTCGGCGGTCGTTGGGAACGACTTCAAGGAATCCGACATCAAGCGCCTCACCGCGCGTTCGGTGGACATCTCGAACCTCCAATTCGACTCCGCAAAGCCCACGTTTTTCTGGCGCGGAAAATACCACGAAAACTTCAACTCGCGCGAGACGCTCGACGTGCGCCTGAACGCGTACGAAGATTTCAAACCCGCTCTCGACGAAAACGCGCGCAACGCTGGCTTTGTGCTGCTGGGCAACATTTCGCCCGCGGTGCAGTCGGCGGTTCTCGACTTGGTGCGCGAGCCGAAGTTTGTCGTGCTCGACACGATGGACTTGTGGATAGGCACGGAGCGCGACGCGCTTATGAAGCTCGTGCGCCGCTGCGACCTGCTTATCGTCAACGACTCCGAGGCGAAAATGCTCGCCGACACAAGCAACATAATAGTTGCGGGCAACACCCTGCTTAAACTCGGCGCAAAAAGCGCGATTGTAAAGACGGGAGAATACGGAGCAATGCTCTTCCACAAAGACGGATTCTTTGCGATTCCCGCCTATCCCGTGGCGTCGCTCCACGACCCGACGGGCGCGGGCGACTCTTTTGCGGGCGCGTTGGCTGGCTACCTTGCGGGCTGCGGAAAGACCGACTTTGCGTCGATAAAGCTCGGCATGCTCGCGGGGGCGGCGACGGCGTCGATGACGGTCGAGTCGTTCTCGTGCTACAAGCTCGAAGAAAACGGGCTGGACGAAATCGAAAGACGCTGCGAATACATCAAAAAAATATCGCAAATACAATGA